The following coding sequences lie in one Mycobacterium sp. 050128 genomic window:
- a CDS encoding MmpS family transport accessory protein, which produces MSGPKPPGWEPDESDSASELTHEPNSDGEPDDELDERDELPGRHELEPFSDSGAIPAAGQTGQTDAYSRAYSAPESEHFISGPYVPADLGLYDYEDYDDAADEDDEAGAPRWPWVVGVAAIVAAIALVISVSLLFARTDTSQLANPGTTASSTPPVQDEITTTKPPPPTTTEAPPPPPPTATETQTVTVTPPPPPPPPPPPAPSTAPPPATTSATAAPPPAPPPSTTPAGPRQVTYSVTGTKAPGDIISVTYVDASGRSRTQHNVYIPWSMTVTPISQSDVGSVQASSLFRVSRLNCSITTSDGTVLSSNNADQPQTSC; this is translated from the coding sequence ATGAGCGGGCCGAAACCCCCGGGATGGGAACCCGACGAATCCGATTCGGCCAGTGAGCTCACCCACGAACCGAATTCCGACGGCGAGCCCGACGACGAATTAGACGAGCGCGACGAATTGCCTGGCCGTCACGAACTCGAGCCCTTCAGCGACAGCGGCGCAATACCGGCGGCGGGGCAGACCGGCCAGACGGACGCATATTCGCGTGCCTACTCCGCACCGGAGTCCGAGCATTTCATCAGCGGCCCGTATGTGCCGGCCGATCTGGGGCTGTACGACTACGAGGATTACGACGACGCAGCCGACGAGGATGACGAAGCCGGCGCCCCGCGCTGGCCGTGGGTGGTCGGCGTCGCCGCCATCGTGGCCGCGATCGCGCTCGTGATTTCGGTGTCGCTACTGTTTGCGCGCACCGACACCAGCCAACTCGCCAATCCGGGCACCACCGCGTCCTCCACCCCGCCGGTGCAGGACGAGATCACCACGACCAAGCCGCCGCCGCCGACCACCACCGAAGCGCCGCCGCCACCGCCCCCGACAGCTACGGAGACCCAGACCGTGACGGTGACCCCACCGCCCCCGCCTCCTCCGCCGCCGCCACCCGCGCCGTCCACCGCACCGCCGCCGGCCACGACGTCGGCCACCGCGGCCCCGCCTCCGGCGCCACCGCCATCGACGACGCCGGCCGGTCCACGGCAGGTCACCTATTCGGTGACCGGGACCAAGGCACCGGGTGACATCATCTCGGTGACCTACGTCGACGCCTCCGGCCGCTCACGCACCCAGCACAACGTCTACATCCCGTGGTCGATGACGGTCACACCGATCTCGCAATCCGACGTCGGCTCCGTGCAGGCGTCCAGCCTCTTCCGGGTTAGCCGGCTCAATTGCTCGATCACCACCAGTGACGGAACGGTGCTGTCGTCGAACAATGCTGACCAACCCCAGACGAGCTGCTGA
- a CDS encoding DUF2561 family protein produces the protein MVSRYSAYRRGSDTVPPDVIDRLLLGSCAAIWLLLLGVSVAAAVALADLGGGLHSAARNPHSTPWVLYTVIIVSALIIAGAIPVLLRARRMTKAEPPIVRSTALQGRPPSRPAGTRTVVERVRPQRTPIAGANGEWSGEAVDRIWLRGTVVLTGTMGIALIAVAAATYSMAVGQDGPSWVGYGVAAAFTAAMPAVEWLYVRQLRREVAAT, from the coding sequence ATGGTCAGCAGATACTCCGCGTATCGACGCGGATCCGACACCGTTCCGCCGGATGTCATCGATCGACTCTTGCTGGGGTCGTGCGCCGCGATCTGGCTGCTGTTGCTGGGTGTCAGCGTGGCCGCCGCGGTCGCGCTGGCCGACCTCGGCGGTGGCCTGCACAGCGCGGCCCGCAATCCGCACAGCACGCCCTGGGTGTTGTACACCGTCATCATCGTGTCCGCGTTGATCATCGCCGGGGCCATCCCGGTGCTGCTGCGGGCCCGCCGGATGACCAAGGCCGAACCGCCGATCGTTCGGTCGACGGCACTGCAGGGACGGCCGCCGAGCCGGCCGGCCGGCACGCGCACCGTGGTGGAACGGGTGCGCCCGCAGCGCACACCGATCGCCGGCGCGAACGGGGAGTGGTCCGGGGAGGCCGTGGACCGGATCTGGTTGCGCGGCACCGTCGTGCTGACCGGCACGATGGGCATCGCACTCATTGCCGTCGCCGCGGCGACGTACTCGATGGCCGTCGGGCAGGACGGCCCGTCCTGGGTCGGCTACGGGGTGGCCGCGGCCTTCACCGCGGCGATGCCCGCAGTCGAATGGCTCTATGTTCGGCAGCTACGCCGCGAAGTCGCGGCAACCTAG
- a CDS encoding DUF5994 family protein translates to MSRPLATRGRAKPVRLSVARELGRVIDGAWWPRADRMSIELPDLVAMLTPMLGDITSINVNWQPLQRPPDFNWPGWDQKRHHIITISGGDRQANLLVIPYGTYNALALMVLRCAADLSVCPADREKPVFVTAGSILRAAQEQRAAD, encoded by the coding sequence ATGAGCCGTCCCCTCGCCACCCGAGGCCGAGCGAAACCCGTCCGGTTATCGGTGGCTCGTGAGCTCGGCCGCGTCATCGACGGCGCGTGGTGGCCGCGCGCTGACCGCATGAGCATTGAGTTGCCCGACCTGGTCGCCATGTTGACGCCGATGCTGGGCGACATCACGTCGATCAACGTCAATTGGCAACCGCTGCAACGACCACCGGACTTCAATTGGCCGGGATGGGACCAGAAGCGCCACCACATCATCACCATCAGCGGCGGCGACCGTCAAGCCAACCTGCTGGTCATCCCGTATGGGACCTACAACGCGCTGGCGCTCATGGTGTTGCGCTGCGCAGCTGACCTCTCGGTTTGTCCCGCCGACCGGGAGAAGCCCGTCTTCGTGACCGCGGGATCGATCCTGCGCGCCGCCCAAGAGCAGCGCGCCGCCGACTGA
- the qcrB gene encoding cytochrome bc1 complex cytochrome b subunit, with protein MSPKLSPPKIGDVLARQGEDIDTRYHPSAAVRRQLNKVFPTHWSFLLGEIAMYSFFVLLITGVYLTLFFDPSMVDVTYNGVYQPLRGVEMSRAYQSALDISFEVRGGLFVRQIHHWAALMFSASIMVHLARIFFTGAFRRPREANWVIGSLLLILSMFEGYFGYSLPDDLLSGIGLRAALSSITLGMPVIGTWLHWALFGGDFPGTILIPRMYALHILLIPGIILALIGLHLAMVWFQKHTQFPGPGRTEHNVVGVRVMPVFAVKSGAFFAAIVGVLGLMGGLLQINPIWNLGPYKPSQVSAGSQPDFYMMWTEGLARIWPPWEFYFWHHTIPAVVWVALLMGAVFGLLIVYPFLEKRFSGDRAHHNLLQRPRDVPVRTSIGAMAIAFYMLLTLCAMNDIIAYTFHISLNATTWIGRIGMVILPPFVFFISYRWCIGLQRSDRALLEHGVETGIIKRLPHGAYIELHQPLGPVDDHGHPIPLEYAGAAIPNKMNKLGSGGTPGSGSFLFADPVSEDAALREAAHASEQRALTALRERQETNGSTNGSTNGEH; from the coding sequence ATGAGTCCAAAACTGAGTCCCCCGAAGATCGGCGATGTCCTGGCCCGCCAGGGCGAGGACATCGACACCCGGTATCACCCGTCGGCCGCGGTCCGCCGGCAGCTCAACAAGGTCTTCCCGACGCACTGGTCGTTCCTGCTCGGTGAGATCGCGATGTACAGCTTCTTCGTGCTGCTGATCACCGGCGTGTACCTGACGCTGTTCTTCGACCCGTCGATGGTGGACGTCACCTACAACGGCGTGTACCAGCCGCTGCGCGGCGTCGAGATGTCGCGGGCCTACCAGTCCGCCCTCGACATCTCCTTCGAGGTCCGCGGCGGCCTGTTCGTCCGCCAGATCCACCACTGGGCCGCGCTGATGTTCTCGGCGTCGATCATGGTGCACCTGGCGCGCATCTTCTTCACCGGCGCGTTCCGCCGGCCCCGCGAGGCCAACTGGGTGATCGGCTCGCTGCTGCTGATCCTGTCGATGTTCGAGGGCTACTTCGGCTACTCACTGCCCGACGACCTGCTCTCCGGTATCGGTCTGCGGGCCGCGCTCTCGTCGATCACACTGGGCATGCCGGTGATCGGAACCTGGCTGCACTGGGCACTTTTCGGCGGTGACTTCCCGGGCACCATCCTGATCCCCCGGATGTACGCCCTGCACATCCTGCTGATCCCGGGCATCATCCTGGCGCTGATCGGGTTGCACCTGGCCATGGTGTGGTTCCAAAAGCACACCCAGTTCCCCGGCCCCGGACGCACCGAGCACAACGTCGTCGGCGTGCGCGTCATGCCGGTGTTCGCGGTCAAGTCCGGCGCGTTCTTCGCGGCCATCGTCGGTGTGCTGGGTCTGATGGGCGGCCTGCTGCAGATCAACCCGATCTGGAACCTGGGCCCCTACAAGCCATCTCAGGTGTCGGCCGGCTCGCAGCCCGACTTCTACATGATGTGGACGGAAGGCCTGGCGCGTATCTGGCCGCCGTGGGAGTTCTACTTCTGGCACCACACCATTCCGGCCGTGGTCTGGGTCGCGCTGCTGATGGGTGCCGTTTTCGGCCTGTTGATCGTCTACCCGTTCCTGGAGAAGCGGTTCAGCGGCGACAGGGCCCACCACAACCTGCTGCAGCGGCCGCGCGACGTGCCGGTGCGGACCTCGATCGGCGCGATGGCGATCGCCTTCTACATGCTCCTGACGCTGTGCGCGATGAACGACATCATCGCCTACACGTTCCATATCTCGCTGAACGCGACGACGTGGATCGGGCGTATCGGCATGGTGATCCTGCCGCCGTTCGTCTTCTTCATCAGCTACCGCTGGTGCATCGGGCTGCAGCGCAGCGACCGGGCGCTACTTGAGCACGGCGTCGAGACCGGCATCATCAAGCGGCTGCCGCACGGTGCCTACATCGAGCTGCACCAGCCGCTCGGCCCGGTCGACGACCACGGCCACCCGATTCCGCTGGAATACGCGGGCGCGGCGATTCCCAACAAGATGAACAAGCTGGGCTCGGGCGGTACGCCGGGCAGCGGCAGCTTCTTGTTCGCCGACCCGGTGTCCGAGGATGCGGCGTTGCGCGAGGCGGCCCACGCCTCGGAGCAACGCGCGCTGACCGCGCTGCGGGAACGCCAAGAAACCAACGGCTCCACCAACGGCTCCACCAACGGCGAACACTAG
- the qcrA gene encoding cytochrome bc1 complex Rieske iron-sulfur subunit, which translates to MSSESTGVGKEPDQAALASMSNQELLELGGKIDGVETVFKEPRWPVEGTKAEKRAERGVALWLLLGGGFGLALLLIFLFWPWEYKSDGQAGNFLYSLATPLYGFTFGMSVLSIAIGAILYQKRFIPEEISIQDRHDGASRDIDRKTVVANLTDAYETSTIGRRKLIGASFGLGMGAFGLGTLVAFAGGLIKNPWKPVVPTADGMKAVLWTSGWTPRYHGETIFLARATGATDGAPFVKMRPEDMAAGGMETVFPWRESDGDGTTVESHEKLIGIKMGVRNPVMLIRIRPTDMPRVVKRQNQESFNFGEFFAFTKVCSHLGCPSSLYEQQSYRILCPCHQSQFDALHFAKPIFGPAARALAQLPITIDSNGYLVANGDFIEPVGPAFWERTTT; encoded by the coding sequence AACCAGGAACTGCTCGAGCTGGGCGGCAAGATCGACGGCGTCGAGACCGTCTTCAAGGAACCGCGCTGGCCGGTCGAGGGCACCAAGGCCGAGAAACGTGCCGAGCGCGGCGTGGCCCTGTGGCTTTTGCTGGGCGGCGGGTTCGGGTTGGCCCTGCTGCTGATCTTCTTGTTCTGGCCGTGGGAGTACAAGTCGGACGGGCAGGCCGGCAACTTCCTCTACTCGCTGGCCACGCCGCTGTACGGCTTCACCTTCGGCATGTCGGTCCTGTCGATCGCCATCGGCGCGATTCTGTACCAGAAACGCTTTATCCCGGAAGAGATTTCGATCCAGGACCGCCATGACGGCGCCTCGCGCGACATCGACCGCAAGACGGTCGTCGCGAACCTGACCGATGCCTACGAGACGTCGACGATCGGGCGCCGCAAGCTGATCGGAGCGTCGTTCGGCCTGGGCATGGGCGCGTTCGGCCTTGGCACCCTGGTGGCGTTTGCCGGCGGTCTGATCAAGAACCCGTGGAAGCCGGTCGTGCCCACCGCCGACGGCATGAAAGCGGTGCTGTGGACGTCGGGCTGGACCCCGCGCTACCACGGCGAGACGATCTTCCTGGCGCGTGCCACCGGCGCCACCGACGGTGCTCCGTTCGTCAAGATGCGTCCCGAGGACATGGCCGCCGGCGGCATGGAGACCGTGTTCCCGTGGCGCGAGTCCGACGGCGACGGCACCACGGTGGAATCGCACGAAAAGCTGATCGGCATCAAGATGGGTGTCCGTAATCCCGTGATGCTCATCCGGATCCGGCCCACCGACATGCCGCGGGTGGTCAAGCGTCAGAACCAGGAAAGCTTCAACTTCGGCGAGTTCTTCGCGTTCACCAAGGTCTGCTCGCACCTGGGCTGCCCGTCGTCGCTGTACGAGCAGCAGTCCTACCGAATCCTGTGCCCCTGCCACCAATCGCAGTTCGACGCTTTGCATTTCGCCAAGCCGATCTTCGGCCCGGCGGCCCGCGCGTTGGCGCAACTGCCGATCACCATCGACTCCAACGGGTATCTGGTTGCCAACGGTGACTTCATCGAGCCCGTCGGTCCTGCATTCTGGGAGAGGACGACGACATGA